A window of Flammeovirga kamogawensis genomic DNA:
AGATATTTCTTCGTCTTTTTTACATGACGAAATAAATAATAATAAACTCAATAAACTGATGAGAGATAAATGTCTTATTTTCATACTATTAATTGTTAGTGTTTTGATTTACACTAAAGACATCTAACTAATAATTGAAGACATTTTGTTAAGACTTATTATTCTTTTAAAAAATTAGCCTCTTTAAGTTACTCCAAAGAATAGATAATGAATTTCATTAATTACTTAATATACCATATTGTTTATTGCACTTTATTCTATTTCTAAAGTTGTTGTTTTACCATCGGGGTCAACCCAATCTATTTTCCAAAGGTTAATATTCTCGGAAACGACTTTAGGAAGATCTATTTCAAATACATCTTGGTTCTTCTTACCAATAGCTTGTTTGGCTTTTAAAATAATCACTTTTTTCTCTTTGTCAAAAGTAGCATTTACCTCATAAATGAGTAAAGCAGAGTTCTTTATAGAGTTGTATGTTTTTACTTTTAGTTGATTATTTTTAATGAGTAACTCAGGTTTGTTACTCATTTCTGCATAAAAAACTCCTTGTTCACCAATAGATGAACAGGCCCCTAATAGAATAGCAATTAGAGGGAATAAAACTTGTTTGGAAAAACTAGACTTACGATACAAGTAACTCATTTTAATAATCATTATTTAGCTGTTTTGATACCAAAAATAATAGGATGAGTCTCATCATTACCTTCAAAATCTTCATTATACCCATGTTTTAAAATACCAGAGTGAAGAACTGTCATGCCTTGTTCTAAGAAAATATTTTCGTATTCTTTTAAAGAATAATTTTCCCAAAACATCTCTACGCCAAAGAAATCGTCTTCAGTATAACCTTCTTCATTTAAAGTGGCTAATGTTAATAGAAAATAGCCTCCAACTTTTAGACCTTTTGCCATTTTATTAAATAGCTTTAATTGCTCTTCTTTTTTCAAATGGAAGATAGCGTAATAGCTTACAATAGCATCCCAATAGTTTTCTTGAAAATCAAAAGTTGAAATATCTGAACAAATAAAGTGAGCATTTGGGATATTTATTTTTGCGTTTTCAATTTGTTTTTCAGAGATATCTACTCCAGTTAATTGAAATTTAGATAGGATTTTAGAGACTGGAACACCATTTCCACAACCTAAATCCAATACTTTAGCATTTTGATCTACAAGTTTATCAGTTAATAATTTTAAGGAAGGTTCTGTTTTTTTATTGCGAACTTTAGAATAATCTGATGAACATTTATTGTAGCCATCTTTTACTACCTTTTTATGGTCGAAATTTTTATCCTTTATATTTTTCATTGTTGTATATTTTTGATTGTCAACCATACATATAAGTAAGAGTAAACAATAATGGGTGTGTTTTTTTTGAGATTTTGAAATAGAATAGGTTTATCAATAAATATAGAATAATCTTTTTAGAGTATACTATCAAATTAAAGAGTAATTTAGTTATTGATGAGATTCGATGTATTCTACTATAAAACGTTTCTTTCATCTCAATAAAAGTATTACAATTCAAAAGGCTTATAATTGAAAATGATTGATTAGAAGACCAATTTTTCCGAATGTTTAAAATATACAATTTCTTCTATTACTTGCTTCATACTTTTGTATTACTTAAACAGTTTAGAATTCGATAAATAATCAAAAAAATAAGAATATGAATAATAAAAATCTAGCATCATTCAGTGTACCCTTTAATACAACTACCTTATTTTTATTTTCAACATCTGGTAGTCAATCATCAATAGAAAAACACAATAAAGCTCTACATTCATTATCTGCAAATTTGACTTATTTTACATTCCCTCATAAAATTAGTGCAAAAGAATATGCTAATTTATTAAAGTCACCCATAACTAGAGGGGGAGCAGTTACAGGGCAAGGGTTAAAATCAGAAATAATACCATTCCTTGATGAAACAGAAGCATTGGCACAAAATACAGGAGCAGTAAATACGGTAGTAAACAGAAATGGGAAACTCTATGGTTATAATACAGATGCATTTGGTTTTGAAACTGCTGTAAAAAAGCATATTAAAGAATCTGGGTTGGAAATAAATAATGCAGTTATCTATGGCAATGGTGGGGTCTCAGGAGTGGCTTCGTATGTGTTGAAAAATATGGGGATTAATGTGACAATGAGGGGTAGGAATCAGGATAAAGTTAATAAAAAGATGAAAGAGCTTAAATTAACTGATTTTTCTGGGCCCTTTGATTTGGTAGTAAATGCGACACCAATGTCATCCTATCAATTAAGTGAAGTTGCTGGATTTCTGGAAATACTGGACGGTTCTAAAATGGTTTTTGATCATAATATGCCTGAAAAAGATAATAAAATAAATTACCTAGAACAATTTTGCCTAAAGACCAATACGCATTTTATTCCAGGAAAAGAGATGTATGTACCTCAAATGATTAAGCAATGGAAACTTTTTATGGATGGAGTGCAAGATATTTCTGGTAATGCACTAGAAATATCTGAAGATGATATAAAAAGGCATTGGAATGTTTAAACTTTAATTGACTTAACTTATCAAATTACCATACATCAATTTATAAGAATGTAATAACCTACATCTTTGTATCAGTTAGGTAAGTAATAGTAATTAATTTCATGAGTAGATATTCTATTTGTGATGAAAAACATAACCCGGAAACCTAATAGATTCAATTTCTGTTTGTTTTAAAAACTTATATGGTCCAAGTGAAAACTTGGACTTTTTTTATTATCATAAGTCAATTTTTATTAATTGAAAACACTTCATTTTTGGTTTATGAAAAATGAAATTAAAATGAGAAATAATATGAAAACAATAGTTCTTTTTGGAGCAACAGGAGCTACAGGTTCAATTTTACTTGAACAGCTTATTAACGATAATCAAATAAAAAAAATAATAACTTTTACTAGACAAAAACTTGATGATAATGATAAGGTAGTTCAATATATCTTAAAAGATTTTACTCAATTAGACTCCATAAATATTAATGCCGACAGTGTTGTTACTTGTTTGGGTACTACATTAAAAAAAGCAGGTTCTATTGAAGCTTTTGAGAAAATAGATAGAGACCTTATCTATCAAATAGCCCTTTGGACGAAAAATAATCAGATAAAAGAATTTCACACTTTAAGTTCTGTGGGAGCAAGCACAAAAGCATCAAATTATTATTTACGTGTAAAAGGCGAAATGCAAGAGCTAGTAAAAGGCGTAGAGATTGAAAATACTGTTTTTTATCAACCATCATTATTAAAAGGGGCAGATAGAAAAGAATTTAGATTGAAAGAATCTGCAAGTCAATTCTTTTTTCAATTAATAGCTGACGTATCACCAACATTTGAGAAATATGCTCCAGTAGATGTTAAAGAAATGTCAACTTTTATTCATCAAAATCTATTTAAGAATAACCATGGTGTTACTTTTTATTCGTCATCAGAAATTAATAGTGTTTCTTTTTTAAGTGGAATAGAGTATTTTAATAAAGAAAAAATAGTAGCTAAATATCTGTTTTTACTAGGAGGTATTATTGCTGCTATTCAAGCCGTAATCTACTCATTATCATCATCTATTTTTATTAAAGGAATAAGTATTTCTATTTTAGTTACATCGATATTGGCTTTTATGGTTGGAGGTGTGATTTTAATTCAAATACCTCATTACATAAGTTCATTAAAAAAAGAGCTTGATTTAGGGACTCCTTTCGTAGAAGCACTAAGAATTAGTAAGGTGATCAAAACATTTAATAGATTACTTACATCTGAACTTCTTACATTAGTAGGAGGAACTATTTTAGGATTCGGTTTTAGCAATCAATTATTACAGGGGATAGGGTTCGGTGCGGTTTTCTCAGCATTTACGTTATTATTAATTGATACAAACTTAATATCGAATGCTAAAAAATATAATAACTGGTTTTTAACAGAAGCATATAAATGATTACAACAGTTGCAGGATATTGGTTAATTCTAGGAACCCTTTTTGGACTTTGCATTTGGAAAGTTTATTTGGGAGCTATTATATGTAGTGTAGTAGGTTTTTCTTTTCTAGAAATGCTTGTTTATACAAATGTACCAGTAATACTATCTGTAGTAGTTACTTATTTTCTGGGTCAACAAATTCTGCAATTATTTAATAATAAGAAGAATGGTTTTGATAAAAGGTTAAGGAAAGTTGTAGTGTTGTGGAATAAATATGGTTTTATATCTGCAGCTATTTTGGCACCTGTTCTTTTAGGAATACCTGTTTTTATAACTATCGGTTTACGTTTAAAAGAACCTTTTTCAAAACTTTTCTTTTCGGTGCTTACAATGTCTGTTTTATGGACCTCATTACTATATATTTTTACAGATTATTTAAGTTTGACTGAGTATTTTGATGTGAGTAGTTATTTATAAAAGGAGTGTAAACAAACTAATCTTTGTTAAAGTAATCTATAAAGTTGAGTATCATTTTGTTAAATTATTTACTTTTGGTTTAGAATTTAACAGTTTCGTTTTTAATTATGAAAAAACTCCTTTTAACACTATCACTTTTAAGTATTTCTCTCTTTTCTTTAGCAAATCAAGGTACACCTTTATCAAAAGAAGATGCTATAGAAGAATTACAACAAATAATGATGACCAGTGAAGTAAACTCTGGTAGTCTTGTTGAATTGAAATATTATGTAGAAAATGGGAATGTAAACTTTGATGATTATATATATATAGCTCAATTGCTTCAAGAGTATCCAGTCTACACTGCCTCATTATTAGAATCTGCACGTCAAATATCATTTT
This region includes:
- a CDS encoding shikimate dehydrogenase family protein, which produces MNNKNLASFSVPFNTTTLFLFSTSGSQSSIEKHNKALHSLSANLTYFTFPHKISAKEYANLLKSPITRGGAVTGQGLKSEIIPFLDETEALAQNTGAVNTVVNRNGKLYGYNTDAFGFETAVKKHIKESGLEINNAVIYGNGGVSGVASYVLKNMGINVTMRGRNQDKVNKKMKELKLTDFSGPFDLVVNATPMSSYQLSEVAGFLEILDGSKMVFDHNMPEKDNKINYLEQFCLKTNTHFIPGKEMYVPQMIKQWKLFMDGVQDISGNALEISEDDIKRHWNV
- a CDS encoding class I SAM-dependent methyltransferase; the protein is MKNIKDKNFDHKKVVKDGYNKCSSDYSKVRNKKTEPSLKLLTDKLVDQNAKVLDLGCGNGVPVSKILSKFQLTGVDISEKQIENAKINIPNAHFICSDISTFDFQENYWDAIVSYYAIFHLKKEEQLKLFNKMAKGLKVGGYFLLTLATLNEEGYTEDDFFGVEMFWENYSLKEYENIFLEQGMTVLHSGILKHGYNEDFEGNDETHPIIFGIKTAK
- a CDS encoding Rossmann-fold NAD(P)-binding domain-containing protein — its product is MKTIVLFGATGATGSILLEQLINDNQIKKIITFTRQKLDDNDKVVQYILKDFTQLDSININADSVVTCLGTTLKKAGSIEAFEKIDRDLIYQIALWTKNNQIKEFHTLSSVGASTKASNYYLRVKGEMQELVKGVEIENTVFYQPSLLKGADRKEFRLKESASQFFFQLIADVSPTFEKYAPVDVKEMSTFIHQNLFKNNHGVTFYSSSEINSVSFLSGIEYFNKEKIVAKYLFLLGGIIAAIQAVIYSLSSSIFIKGISISILVTSILAFMVGGVILIQIPHYISSLKKELDLGTPFVEALRISKVIKTFNRLLTSELLTLVGGTILGFGFSNQLLQGIGFGAVFSAFTLLLIDTNLISNAKKYNNWFLTEAYK